A stretch of Lactuca sativa cultivar Salinas chromosome 6, Lsat_Salinas_v11, whole genome shotgun sequence DNA encodes these proteins:
- the LOC111904306 gene encoding uncharacterized mitochondrial protein AtMg01250-like, giving the protein MIVLKVDFDKRFDSISWSFLKNMMMLMEFCDKWISWIMACVSYAKISVPVNGNLVPVNGNPTDEFKNERGVPQGCPLSFLFIIATECLRVVVFEAVEKCLYKGVNLSNNSPNLSIFQHADDAIFLGEWSKENALKLLCILKCFHTASGFKVNHSKSNCGDGSLPFSYLGVPVGAKISRKSS; this is encoded by the coding sequence atgattgtcttgaaagttgactttgataaAAGGTTTGATAGCATAAGTTGGTCTTTCTTGAAAAATATGATGATGCTTATGGAATTTTGTGATAAATGGATTTCATGGATTATGGCTTGTGTCTCTTACGCCAAAATATCAGTTCCTGTTAATGGAAATCTTGTTCCTGTTAATGGAAATCCTACAGATGAATTCAAAAATGAAAGAGGAGTTCCTCAAGGCTGTCCATTGTCTTTTCTCTTTATCATCGCAACAGAGTGTCTTAGAGTGGTGGTCTTCGAAGCGGTTGAAAAATGTTTATACAAAGGTGTTAATCTATCTAACAATAGCCCGAACCTCTCTATCTTTCAACATGCAGATGACGCAATTTTTCTTGGCGAATGGTCCAAAGAGAATGCTCTTAAGCTACTTTGCATCCTCAAATGTTTCCATACCGCCTCCGGTTTCAAAGTCAATCATTCTAAAAGCAATTGTGGGGATGGGTCCCTCCCTTTCTCTTATCTCGGAGTGCCGGTTGGGGCCAAAATATCCAGAAAGTCAAGTTAG
- the LOC111904526 gene encoding pectinesterase inhibitor 9: MDKLGFYLLILLHTIHYVYGADTNITPLDFVKTSCKTTRNQALCVNSLSSYAGSIQGSDQQLAKAAIAVSLNNAKSAAALVSKLAATSKLKPQEYQALKDCVNNMASCVTSLTQSVQKLRKMGQFKGKNFDWHMNSLQTWVSSALTHQNTCAGGFSDSSMNGKVKDVLNKKMTSVTQITSNALALVNGFALRHKEVTHKP, translated from the coding sequence ATGGATAAACTTGGGTTTTACTTGCTAATTCTCCTTCACACCATCCACTACGTCTATGGTGCTGATACCAATATCACTCCCCTTGACTTTGTCAAAACCTCATGCAAAACAACCCGCAACCAGGCTCTCTGtgtcaattctctctcaagttacgCTGGTTCTATCCAAGGAAGCGATCAGCAGCTTGCTAAAGCAGCCATTGCGGTTAGTCTAAACAATGCCAAGTCAGCAGCTGCACTCGTTTCCAAACTGGCTGCAACCTCGAAACTAAAACCACAAGAGTACCAAGCACTGAAAGACTGTGTTAATAACATGGCCAGCTGTGTTACTAGTCTAACCCAGTCAGTTCAGAAGCTTCGTAAGATGGGTCAGTTTAAGGGCAAAAATTTTGATTGGCACATGAACAGTCTTCAAACATGGGTAAGTTCTGCCCTTACACACCAGAACACTTGTGCTGGAGGGTTCTCTGATAGTTCAATGAATGGAAAAGTGAAGGATGTTCTTAATAAGAAGATGACTTCGGTGACACAAATCACCAGCAATGCACTTGCTTTAGTAAATGGGTTTGCATTGAGGCATAAAGAAGTTACCCATAAACCTTAA